A region of Vitis vinifera cultivar Pinot Noir 40024 chromosome 15, ASM3070453v1 DNA encodes the following proteins:
- the LOC104881967 gene encoding B3 domain-containing protein At1g05920-like produces MRLFGVEMEPKEKEQETKMEPKEKEQETKRTKKRKSARLFGRDLVPERKRSKIKKTRSSSPPLPPAPLPFPLLQAIHDMEGRDQVFVTTKILERSDTDAGQNRFFIPKSEVLWGVLTEEERTQVEGGGGVEAMVVDPRGWKYNLRLKKWVSLNKVVLNSGWRKLVEDNELMAEMDCVELWSFRADSKLCFALNVKRDQRPVINL; encoded by the coding sequence ATGAGACTGTTTGGAGTGGAGATGGAGCCAAaggaaaaagaacaagaaacgAAGATGGAGCCAAaggaaaaagaacaagaaacgAAGCGAACAAAGAAGAGAAAGTCCGCGAGGTTATTTGGACGAGACCTTGTTCCTGAAAGGAAGAGGagcaaaataaagaaaacccgAAGCTCTTCACCACCTTTACCTCCAGCCCCGTTACCTTTTCCACTGCTGCAGGCGATTCATGACATGGAGGGGAGGGATCAGGTTTTTGTTACCACAAAGATACTAGAACGGTCAGACACTGATGCGGGTCAGAACCGATTTTTCATTCCAAAGAGTGAAGTGCTATGGGGGGTGCTAACTGAGGAGGAGAGGACGCAGGTGGAAGGAGGAGGGGGCGTTGAAGCAATGGTGGTGGATCCGAGAGGTTGGAAGTACAATTTGAGGTTGAAGAAGTGGGTTAGTTTGAATAAGGTCGTGCTGAATTCTGGGTGGCGAAAGCTTGTGGAAGATAACGAGTTGATGGCAGAGATGGATTGCGTAGAGCTATGGAGTTTTAGGGCAGATTCGAAGCTGTGTTTTGCCTTGAATGTCAAGAGAGACCAACGTCCAGTAATTAATctttga
- the LOC104881966 gene encoding B3 domain-containing protein At1g05920-like, which translates to MRLFGVEMEPKEKEQETKRTKKRKSARLFGRDLVPERKRSKIKKTRSSSPPLPPAPLPFPLLQAIHDMEGRDQVFVTTKILERSDTDAGQNRFFIPKSEVLWGVLTAEERRQVEGGGGVEAMVVDPRGWKYNMRLKKWVSLNKVVLNSGWRKLVEDNELMAEMDSVELWSFRADSKLCFALNVKRDQRPVINL; encoded by the coding sequence ATGAGACTGTTTGGAGTGGAGATGGAGCCAAaggaaaaagaacaagaaacgAAGCGAACAAAGAAGAGAAAGTCCGCGAGGTTATTTGGACGAGACCTTGTTCCTGAAAGGAAGAGGAGCAAAATTAAGAAAACCCGAAGCTCTTCACCACCTTTACCTCCAGCCCCGTTACCTTTTCCACTGCTGCAGGCGATTCATGACATGGAGGGGAGGGATCAGGTTTTTGTTACCACAAAGATACTAGAACGGTCAGACACTGATGCGGGTCAGAACCGATTTTTCATTCCAAAGAGTGAAGTGCTATGGGGGGTGCTAACTGCGGAGGAGAGGAGGCAGGTGGAAGGAGGAGGGGGCGTTGAAGCAATGGTGGTGGATCCGAGAGGTTGGAAGTACAATATGAGGTTAAAGAAGTGGGTTAGTTTGAATAAGGTTGTGCTGAATTCTGGGTGGCGAAAGCTTGTGGAAGATAACGAGTTGATGGCAGAGATGGATAGCGTAGAGCTATGGAGTTTTAGGGCGGATTCGAAGCTGTGTTTTGCCTTGAATGTCAAGAGAGACCAACGTCCAGTAATTAATctttga
- the LOC104881965 gene encoding uncharacterized protein LOC104881965, translating into MAAMPAPPDSSPVAASRQPRRRPEQHQSASTQPASMQPASAQPASTQPASAQPASTQPASAQPASTQPASAQPASTQPASAQPARASPRSAPPPSVSPRRQLASPTPPASRLHRQAVDSKGKTK; encoded by the coding sequence ATGGCAGCCATGCCCGCGCCGCCGGACAGCTCGCCCGTCGCCGCCAGCCGCCAGCCGCGCCGCCGGCCAGAGCAGCACCAGTCGGCCAGCACGCAGCCAGCCAGCATGCAGCCGGCCAGCGCGCAGCCGGCCAGCACGCAGCCGGCCAGCGCGCAGCCGGCCAGCACGCAGCCGGCCAGCGCGCAGCCGGCCAGCACGCAGCCGGCCAGCGCGCAGCCGGCCAGCACGCAGCCGGCCAGCGCGCAGCCTGCTAGAGCCTCTCCGCGATCAGCTCCTCCGCCATCAGTTTCTCCACGCCGTCAGCTTGCGTCGCCGACGCCGCCAGCATCGCGCCTCCATCGCCAAGCAGTTGATagcaaaggaaaaacaaagtga
- the LOC104881964 gene encoding putative B3 domain-containing protein At4g03170 gives MVPNEGENEIPRIPPPPSRLPAAMLHPIEGMQGRGLVLVTRKTLTRSDVAVRQGRLLISKGEVLWGQLSEEEKRELVRPKGYVEVEVVDPRGERNEMKLRRRGSSTTLVLSSGWIKLVKDNKLEAGVDFIELWSFRMGLKLCFALNVERQLTIPSMMMIHY, from the coding sequence ATGGTGCCGAATGAAGGAGAAAACGAGATACCACGAATTCCACCACCTCCCTCCCGACTGCCTGCTGCAATGCTGCATCCTATTGAAGGCATGCAGGGGCGTGGCCTAGTTTTGGTGACGAGAAAGACACTGACACGATCCGATGTGGCCGTGCGTCAGGGTCGGCTTTTGATCAGCAAGGGTGAGGTGCTGTGGGGGCAGTTATCGGAGGAGGAGAAGAGGGAGCTGGTGAGACCAAAAGGGTACGTTGAAGTTGAGGTAGTGGATCCGAGGGGGGAGAGGAATGAGATGAAGTTGAGGAGGCGGGGGAGTTCGACTACGCTTGTGTTGAGTTCTGGATGGATAAAGCTTGTGAAGGATAATAAGCTGGAGGCGGGGGTGGATTTTATTGAGTTGTGGAGTTTTAGGATGGGTTTGAAGCTGTGCTTTGCTTTGAATGTTGAGAGACAACTGACAATACCATCCATGATGATGatacattattaa
- the LOC104881963 gene encoding B3 domain-containing protein At1g05920: protein MISLFGVKMQPNQNEEVKIIRLFGVEMAPNKKEGMKMEPPKEQETKRPERRRSAIKKTRTSSPPLPPAPLPSPLLQTIHDMEGKDQVFITRKILEWSDTDAGQNRFFIPKNEVLWEVLSEEERRQVEGGGGVEVMVVDPKGGKHDMRLKKWVSLNMIVLNSGWRKLVEGNDLKAELDCVELWSFRADSKLCFALNVKRQVQ, encoded by the coding sequence ATGATCTCACTGTTTGGAGTGAAGATGCAGCCGAATCAAAACGAAGAGGTGAAGATCATCAGACTGTTTGGAGTGGAGATGGCGCCCAATAAAAAAGAAGGAATGAAGATGGAGCCTCCTAAAGAACAAGAAACCAAGCGACCTGAAAGGAGGAGGAGCGCAATCAAGAAAACCCGAACCTCATCACCGCCTTTACCTCCAGCCCCGTTACCTTCTCCACTGCTGCAGACGATTCATGACATGGAGGGCAAGGATCAGGTTTTTATTACCAGAAAGATACTAGAATGGTCAGACACTGATGCGGGTCAGAACAGATTTTTCATTCCAAAGAATGAGGTGCTATGGGAGGTCTTATCTGAGGAGGAGAGGAGGCAGGTGGAAGGAGGCGGGGGCGTTGAAGTAATGGTGGTGGATCCGAAAGGTGGGAAGCACGATATGAGGTTGAAGAAGTGGGTTAGTTTAAACATGATAGTGCTGAATTCTGGGTGGCGAAAGCTTGTGGAGGGCAACGACCTGAAGGCAGAGCTGGATTGTGTAGAGCTGTGGAGTTTCAGGGCGGACTCGAAGCTGTGTTTTGCCTTGAATGTCAAGAGACAAGTCCAGTAA